The following proteins are encoded in a genomic region of Bacillus sp. FJAT-22090:
- a CDS encoding YwbE family protein — protein MNGQNRKDIKPGLEVYIILKKDQRTGEKTRGVVKDLLTNASFHPNGIKVRLEDGQIGRVCEIIG, from the coding sequence ATGAATGGACAAAATAGAAAAGATATAAAACCGGGCTTAGAAGTGTACATAATATTAAAAAAAGACCAACGTACAGGGGAAAAAACTCGAGGAGTCGTGAAAGATTTATTAACGAATGCCTCCTTCCATCCAAATGGAATTAAAGTACGATTAGAGGATGGACAAATAGGTAGGGTTTGTGAAATTATAGGATAA
- a CDS encoding NAD(P)-dependent alcohol dehydrogenase, with protein sequence MKAIVYKKYGSPDVLRLEEVEKPTPKENEIMVKVKASTVTMADIRARSFKVPLSFWLFARIALGFKGPKKSILGMELAGEVESVGKDVTLFKEGDHVFAASLESFGAYAEYKCLSESGPVSLKPSNITFEEAAAIPIGARTALFFLRKANIQRGQKVLVYGASGSVGSYAVQIAKYLGAHVTGVCSTANLEWVKSLGADQVIDYTSEDFSSDREAYDVIFEAVNKTSFSACMKSLKKVGTYININEPLPSARMLWTKLTSNKKIILSQNSPETSEALNYLKELVEAGKLKVVIDRTYPLEDIVEAHRYVEKGHKKGNVIINLEKTKLNKNTKQN encoded by the coding sequence ATGAAAGCTATTGTGTACAAGAAATACGGTTCGCCTGACGTCCTTCGATTGGAAGAAGTAGAGAAACCTACTCCAAAAGAAAATGAAATAATGGTAAAAGTAAAAGCGTCAACCGTAACAATGGCAGATATTCGGGCACGGAGTTTCAAGGTTCCTCTTTCTTTTTGGCTGTTTGCTCGGATAGCGCTTGGTTTTAAAGGTCCCAAAAAATCTATATTGGGAATGGAATTAGCTGGTGAAGTTGAGTCAGTAGGTAAAGATGTCACACTGTTTAAGGAGGGTGACCATGTTTTTGCAGCATCTCTAGAGAGTTTTGGTGCTTATGCTGAGTATAAGTGTCTCTCAGAAAGTGGACCAGTAAGTCTTAAACCCTCCAATATAACTTTTGAGGAAGCAGCAGCTATTCCAATTGGTGCACGTACAGCCTTGTTTTTTCTTAGAAAAGCTAACATTCAACGCGGACAAAAGGTCCTTGTCTATGGAGCTTCAGGAAGTGTAGGAAGTTATGCTGTACAGATTGCCAAGTACCTAGGAGCACATGTTACAGGGGTATGCAGTACAGCAAATTTAGAATGGGTGAAATCTTTGGGAGCTGATCAGGTAATTGATTATACGTCGGAAGATTTTTCGAGTGATAGAGAGGCTTATGATGTTATCTTTGAAGCTGTAAACAAGACTTCTTTCTCAGCATGTATGAAATCTTTAAAGAAGGTTGGCACTTATATAAATATTAATGAACCGTTACCAAGTGCACGAATGCTATGGACTAAATTAACTAGCAACAAGAAAATAATATTAAGCCAAAATTCACCTGAAACTTCGGAAGCTCTAAACTACCTCAAAGAACTCGTGGAGGCAGGGAAATTAAAAGTGGTGATTGACCGAACTTATCCACTTGAAGACATAGTTGAGGCTCATAGGTATGTCGAGAAAGGTCACAAGAAGGGAAATGTCATCATAAATTTAGAAAAAACAAAGTTAAATAAGAACACTAAACAGAATTAA
- a CDS encoding LuxR C-terminal-related transcriptional regulator codes for MDRKLTLISASAGFGKTTLVTEWIANCERPVAWLSLDEGDDNSTRFFTHLVAALQSIDENMGEGVVSLLNSPQMPSTESILTAFLNEISAISYKFVLVLDDYHVIDSKWIDDAFIFLLEHLPPQIHLVIATRENPRLPLGRLRAQGHLTELRATDLRFTSGEAAVFLNEMMGLSLSTEEITGLETRTEGWITGLQLAALSMQGRNDTSAFIRAFTGDNRYILDYLVEEVLQRQPDHVRSFLVQTSILDRLHGPLCDVVTGRDDGNARLDALERGNFFVVSLDDRRQWYRYHHLFAEVLYAHLREDQPDQVVILHRRASMWYEQHGFEADAIRHGLAAKDFARTADLLELAWPEMRRNRQGVAVLGWMKALPDELVNCRPVLSVVYAWALLAGGELKDVEDRLKSAERWLEATTNQQPNALVGMIIINEEEFRGLQSTIAVYRAAHAQALGDVDATIKYARRVLELVHEDDHLRYGAAAGLLGLALWTSGYLEAAHRTFADGMASVRLSGAISDAIEGSLALANIRIAQGRLRPAIRSYEQGLRFAKEHGEPVPRGTANMYVGMSELYCEYNELHAATQHLLRSKEEGERTGFPPNQHRWRVAMARILEAKGDLEGALELLLEAEQLYVSDFFPNVRPIGAVKTRVWLKQGRFVEALDWAREQGLSGQDELTYMREFEHITLARLFLARFKRDRSDRSLLEAMRLLKRLLEAAEQGGRTGSSNEILVLQALSYYFQGDIPAALVPLDRVLTQAEPEGYVRIFLDEGQPMAELLEVAVKHGIAPNYAHQLLAAFGQKEDRTPSKQVLSEPLSEREHEVLRLLRTDLSGPDIARQLIVSLNTLRTHTKNIYSKLEVNNRRAAVRRAEELDLF; via the coding sequence TTGGATCGCAAGCTGACGCTTATCTCAGCCTCAGCTGGCTTTGGCAAGACTACGTTGGTCACCGAGTGGATTGCCAATTGTGAGCGTCCTGTCGCATGGCTGTCGCTGGACGAAGGAGATGACAACTCTACACGTTTTTTTACTCATCTTGTAGCTGCATTACAGTCGATTGATGAGAATATGGGAGAAGGCGTAGTTAGTTTGCTCAACTCCCCACAGATGCCGTCAACGGAGTCTATTTTGACGGCTTTTCTCAATGAAATTTCAGCTATTTCTTACAAATTCGTACTCGTTCTTGACGACTATCATGTTATTGATTCAAAGTGGATAGACGATGCCTTTATCTTCCTGCTTGAGCATCTACCTCCACAGATACACCTTGTCATTGCCACGCGTGAAAATCCACGGCTTCCGCTGGGCAGGTTACGTGCCCAGGGACATTTGACCGAGTTGCGTGCCACAGACCTACGTTTTACATCCGGTGAAGCAGCGGTGTTCCTAAATGAAATGATGGGCCTTAGTCTCTCGACAGAAGAAATTACTGGATTAGAAACACGTACGGAAGGATGGATTACAGGACTCCAGCTGGCAGCACTCTCGATGCAGGGGCGTAATGATACTTCCGCGTTTATAAGGGCTTTTACTGGAGACAATAGGTACATATTAGACTATTTGGTCGAAGAGGTTCTTCAGCGTCAGCCTGACCATGTCCGGAGCTTCTTAGTTCAGACCTCTATTCTTGATCGGTTGCATGGCCCTCTGTGTGATGTCGTTACTGGCCGGGACGATGGCAACGCGCGGTTGGATGCCTTGGAGCGCGGCAACTTTTTTGTTGTTTCTCTGGATGACAGGCGTCAATGGTATCGCTATCATCACCTCTTTGCCGAGGTTCTCTATGCGCATTTAAGAGAGGATCAACCCGATCAGGTAGTTATCCTACATCGGCGTGCGAGTATGTGGTATGAGCAACATGGCTTTGAGGCAGATGCAATCCGCCATGGGCTGGCGGCAAAGGATTTTGCCCGGACAGCAGACCTTCTTGAGCTAGCTTGGCCAGAAATGCGTAGAAATAGACAGGGTGTTGCGGTGTTGGGATGGATGAAGGCTCTTCCTGATGAACTGGTAAACTGTAGACCTGTACTCAGCGTAGTGTATGCCTGGGCTTTGCTGGCTGGTGGTGAGCTCAAAGACGTTGAGGACCGTCTAAAATCTGCCGAACGGTGGCTAGAGGCGACAACAAACCAGCAGCCTAACGCCTTAGTTGGGATGATTATCATCAATGAGGAGGAATTTCGTGGCCTACAGAGTACGATAGCCGTGTACCGTGCTGCGCATGCACAGGCGCTCGGTGACGTAGACGCTACTATAAAATATGCTCGACGTGTGCTCGAGCTTGTGCATGAGGACGACCATCTTCGGTACGGGGCAGCGGCTGGGCTCCTTGGACTCGCATTATGGACTAGCGGGTATCTTGAGGCGGCGCACAGGACATTTGCAGATGGCATGGCTAGTGTAAGGCTGTCCGGGGCGATCTCGGACGCAATCGAGGGCTCACTCGCACTTGCTAATATACGAATTGCTCAAGGGCGACTTCGACCAGCAATTCGTTCCTATGAGCAGGGATTGCGGTTTGCGAAGGAACATGGTGAGCCTGTACCGCGTGGAACCGCAAACATGTACGTGGGAATGAGTGAGCTCTACTGTGAGTATAACGAACTGCATGCCGCCACGCAGCATCTGCTTAGAAGTAAGGAGGAGGGTGAGCGGACCGGGTTTCCACCAAATCAGCATCGTTGGCGTGTTGCAATGGCTCGAATACTTGAGGCCAAAGGAGATCTTGAAGGCGCTCTTGAGTTGCTCCTTGAGGCAGAGCAACTGTATGTAAGTGATTTTTTTCCAAATGTACGACCTATAGGGGCAGTAAAGACACGGGTATGGTTAAAACAGGGTAGGTTTGTTGAAGCCCTCGACTGGGCACGGGAGCAGGGCCTATCTGGCCAAGATGAACTTACTTACATGCGCGAATTCGAGCATATCACACTGGCAAGATTGTTTTTAGCTCGGTTTAAGAGAGATCGTTCAGACCGCTCTTTGCTTGAGGCGATGAGACTTCTTAAACGTCTTCTCGAAGCAGCAGAGCAGGGTGGGAGAACGGGAAGCTCGAATGAAATACTAGTGTTGCAGGCACTATCTTACTATTTCCAAGGCGACATCCCTGCCGCGCTTGTGCCACTGGACCGCGTCCTAACCCAAGCTGAACCAGAGGGTTATGTCCGGATTTTCTTAGACGAAGGTCAGCCTATGGCGGAATTGCTAGAAGTGGCAGTGAAACACGGGATAGCACCGAATTATGCTCACCAACTACTTGCAGCCTTTGGTCAGAAGGAGGATAGAACGCCTTCCAAACAAGTATTAAGTGAACCACTGAGTGAACGTGAACATGAAGTTCTAAGGTTGCTTAGAACTGACTTAAGTGGACCGGATATAGCACGACAACTTATAGTGTCCTTGAACACCTTGCGTACTCACACAAAGAACATTTATAGCAAGCTTGAGGTGAACAATCGTCGGGCAGCAGTACGAAGGGCCGAGGAACTCGATTTGTTCTAG
- a CDS encoding peptidylprolyl isomerase, giving the protein MAKKGYILMDSGEKIEFDLFPNEAPNTVANFEELANSGFYNGVVFHRVIPGFVSQGGDPTGTGMGGSGKTIKCETAGNPHKHEAGSLSMAHAGKDTGSSQFFIVHEPQPHLNGVHTVFGKVTSGLEVAKAMSNGAKMEKVEVFDAE; this is encoded by the coding sequence ATGGCGAAAAAAGGATATATTTTAATGGATTCAGGCGAAAAGATCGAATTTGATTTATTCCCAAATGAAGCACCAAACACAGTAGCAAACTTTGAAGAGTTAGCAAACAGCGGATTTTATAACGGAGTAGTATTCCACCGTGTTATTCCTGGCTTTGTAAGTCAAGGTGGAGACCCAACTGGTACAGGTATGGGCGGTAGTGGCAAAACGATTAAATGTGAAACAGCTGGCAACCCTCATAAACATGAAGCTGGAAGCCTATCTATGGCACATGCAGGAAAAGATACTGGCTCTAGCCAATTCTTCATCGTGCATGAACCACAACCACATCTAAATGGTGTTCACACTGTTTTCGGTAAAGTAACGAGCGGTCTTGAAGTAGCAAAAGCTATGTCAAATGGCGCTAAAATGGAAAAAGTAGAAGTATTCGACGCAGAATAA
- a CDS encoding DUF1648 domain-containing protein, with protein sequence MIILLFAFILLFTTVLQAFMPKFLKQTEAFGVYVPEQYTKEKTVIRLKNKYTRVVLLVGLVILAGYLYWSLTQNPAEDTLALIGVGVQFAMLFISIGYYFMMHLRVKKLKEQQKWLSGKSEVRVVDLKFQDKLKLIPRAVFIVPMIVTIGLIIYTFIKYPEMPDMIPTHWGPNGQPDDFSEKTYFSSIATLLLLLIMQGMFLMMSEGMRFSGSKINPANKKTSLAQQLEFRKYTSWFALFVSISVTLMMGYTHLQTIHPDISSAWVMFALPITFLVVVLLGVLIYTVKVGQSGSRIKVKEDSPNLEHSITAVDEDRYWKGGILYFNPEDPSILAEKRFGVGWTLNFGRPASWIIFLLPFVLILVIVLNL encoded by the coding sequence ATGATTATTTTGTTATTCGCATTTATTCTATTATTTACAACGGTATTACAAGCATTTATGCCAAAGTTTTTAAAGCAAACAGAAGCTTTTGGTGTGTATGTACCAGAGCAATATACGAAAGAAAAAACAGTAATTCGTTTGAAAAATAAGTATACACGTGTTGTTCTGCTAGTAGGATTGGTTATTTTAGCAGGGTACCTATATTGGTCATTAACACAAAATCCTGCAGAAGATACATTGGCCTTGATCGGTGTAGGCGTTCAATTTGCCATGCTTTTTATAAGCATTGGTTACTATTTTATGATGCATTTACGAGTAAAAAAACTAAAAGAGCAACAAAAGTGGCTATCTGGTAAAAGTGAAGTACGCGTGGTAGATTTAAAATTTCAAGATAAGCTGAAGCTAATACCAAGAGCTGTTTTTATTGTCCCAATGATTGTGACGATTGGACTTATTATTTATACATTTATTAAATATCCTGAAATGCCAGATATGATTCCGACCCATTGGGGACCAAATGGACAGCCAGATGATTTTAGTGAAAAAACATATTTTAGTTCCATTGCGACGCTTCTTTTACTCCTCATCATGCAAGGTATGTTCCTTATGATGAGCGAAGGAATGAGGTTTTCAGGATCTAAGATTAATCCCGCGAACAAAAAAACGTCACTTGCACAGCAGTTAGAATTCCGAAAATACACAAGTTGGTTTGCACTATTCGTCTCTATAAGCGTGACTTTGATGATGGGATACACGCATTTGCAAACTATCCATCCGGACATATCTTCTGCTTGGGTTATGTTTGCATTACCCATTACTTTTTTAGTCGTAGTATTACTTGGAGTGCTCATATATACAGTTAAAGTTGGTCAAAGTGGTTCGCGTATTAAAGTGAAAGAAGATAGCCCTAATTTAGAGCATTCTATTACAGCAGTTGATGAAGACCGATACTGGAAAGGTGGAATTTTGTATTTTAATCCGGAGGACCCAAGCATTTTAGCAGAAAAACGCTTTGGGGTTGGGTGGACACTAAACTTTGGTCGTCCAGCAAGTTGGATCATTTTTTTATTACCGTTTGTTCTTATTCTCGTCATTGTACTTAATTTATAG
- a CDS encoding GntR family transcriptional regulator codes for MFIEIKTNSSVPIYLQLAHQLIEGIVRGELKPGDSLPSVRAFASDLGMNMHTVNKAYHYLEEKEFIQIVAKSGVFIHPNGISQASEIEKQQLKEQMRPLLAEGLVLKLSEEEMVKMLHELVQDIKEGKP; via the coding sequence ATGTTTATAGAAATAAAGACAAATTCATCCGTGCCAATCTATTTACAACTAGCACATCAATTAATTGAAGGTATTGTACGTGGAGAGTTAAAGCCTGGTGATTCATTACCATCTGTCCGAGCTTTCGCATCTGATCTGGGTATGAATATGCACACGGTCAATAAAGCATATCATTACTTAGAAGAAAAAGAATTTATACAAATTGTCGCAAAGTCGGGTGTATTTATTCACCCCAATGGAATTTCACAAGCATCTGAAATAGAAAAACAACAACTCAAAGAACAAATGAGACCACTACTTGCAGAAGGATTAGTACTAAAGCTTTCCGAAGAAGAAATGGTAAAGATGTTACATGAGCTCGTTCAAGACATTAAGGAGGGAAAACCATGA
- a CDS encoding D-serine ammonia-lyase has translation MNTQQLIKKFPLIKEMQNTEEVIWFNPNQTKTSEALPNIKVTSEMVQDASDRLERFAPYLQIAFPETAKANGIIESPLVAIPTMASALKELFQTDFTGELLLKCDNALPISGSIKARGGIYEVLKIAETLAIREGLLAPKDDYGVLANDAFKKFFSEYSIAVGSTGNLGLSIGIMSAKLGFRVTVHMSSDAKQWKKDLLREKGVEVIEYAADYSLAVKEGRKQAEQDPNCFFIDDENSIDLFVGYAVAANRLKKQLEQLGKVVDETNPLYVYLPCGVGGGPGGVAFGLKLLFGDHVHCFFAEPTHSPCMLLGLMTGLHENISVHDIGLDNKTAADGLAVGRPSGFVGKTLERLIEGSYTISDKTMHQLLALLVDTEKIQLEPSALAGMTGPIQLATHGANLQNATHIVWATGGGMVPESEKVAYYETGRQFLNQ, from the coding sequence CCAAACATAAAAGTAACAAGTGAGATGGTACAGGATGCAAGTGATCGACTAGAGCGATTTGCTCCTTATTTACAAATTGCATTTCCAGAAACAGCAAAAGCGAATGGGATTATTGAGTCGCCACTTGTTGCTATTCCGACAATGGCATCCGCTTTAAAGGAATTATTTCAAACTGACTTTACTGGAGAGCTTTTATTAAAATGTGATAATGCCCTGCCCATTTCTGGTTCCATTAAGGCCAGAGGAGGTATTTATGAAGTGCTTAAAATTGCAGAAACACTTGCAATTCGGGAAGGATTATTAGCGCCAAAGGACGATTACGGAGTTCTTGCTAATGATGCATTTAAAAAGTTTTTCTCAGAATACTCAATTGCTGTTGGATCAACAGGAAACTTAGGTCTAAGCATTGGAATAATGAGTGCAAAGCTAGGTTTCCGAGTAACCGTGCATATGTCGAGTGATGCAAAGCAGTGGAAAAAGGACCTGCTAAGAGAAAAGGGAGTAGAGGTCATTGAATATGCTGCCGATTATAGTCTGGCTGTAAAAGAAGGAAGAAAGCAAGCAGAACAAGACCCAAATTGCTTTTTTATCGACGATGAAAACTCCATCGACTTATTTGTAGGATATGCAGTCGCGGCAAATAGATTAAAGAAACAATTAGAGCAGTTAGGAAAAGTGGTAGATGAAACCAATCCGTTATACGTTTATTTACCATGCGGTGTTGGAGGAGGTCCAGGAGGCGTTGCTTTTGGCTTGAAGCTTCTATTTGGAGATCACGTTCATTGTTTTTTCGCCGAACCTACACACTCCCCATGCATGCTACTTGGTTTAATGACAGGATTACATGAAAATATCTCCGTTCATGATATTGGATTGGATAATAAAACTGCTGCGGACGGGCTTGCGGTTGGCCGTCCATCAGGATTTGTTGGAAAGACATTAGAAAGACTTATAGAAGGTAGTTATACAATAAGTGATAAAACCATGCATCAGCTGCTTGCATTATTAGTCGATACAGAAAAAATTCAGCTTGAACCATCTGCTCTTGCGGGTATGACCGGTCCTATTCAGCTAGCAACACATGGAGCTAACTTACAGAACGCCACTCATATAGTCTGGGCTACTGGTGGAGGTATGGTACCTGAGAGTGAAAAGGTAGCGTACTATGAAACGGGACGACAATTTCTTAATCAATAG